The window tttcccttgaaAAATATTCCGTGGTATACTCTCATTGAATTTATATATTGAAGTTAAGCTAAAACCATACTCATAGTAAAGTTAGCGATTGACATAGCTCTTTTTCTGACTATTGAATCCTTTCATTCGGCAAGAATGTCATGAGATGGAATCACAAATCATTCAataaggcatgatttgggatttcaatttgaggtttcaaaaattttaaatgtaaaatttgactcagaagtttatattttataaaaaaaaaacccataagttgatagatatttttaacaattactcccaccaaccatttaccaacctcattaacttcacAAAAGTAGTTACATTGCTATTCATGTTAAATTGTCGtttttattgaattaaagtttgatcaattgatgttagattttttagaaaggctttttaatagcgtattaattttgttatgaactatattttgctcatttggtaagattgtacaagaattgagaatgttttgataattttcacaacttgtgaagtttttatgtctatagaaaaaaatataacttaagaaatttAAATTGCATGTTCAAACATAATTTCAAATCATAATTTAATCTTATAATTTCAAATCATGTTCAAACGGCTCCTGATCAAGATctacataataataataataataataataataataataataataataataataatataagaataataataatataatataataattataataataagaagaagaaaaaagaaaaaaaagaaaaatggataCATGTCGTTTTGTCAACGGAACACGtgagatatggtggaagttgattgATGTCGTTACCCCAACGCACCCCACCACTCTATACCCACAAAATTCTATTCATCATCTTCTCTTGAGGACAGGTTAGGAAAAAATATCTCCAAATTACGCTTCAGATCTGTATCTTCCAATATGTACGGATTCGAAGCGCTTAGTTTCAACGTTCACAGTGGCTATTTGGAAGCCATTGTTAGAGGTCATCGATCTGGTCTTCTTACTGCTGCTGATTACAACAATCTCTGCCAGTGTGAAACCCTAGATGACATCAAAATGCATCTCTCCGCTACTGAATACGGTCCTTATCTCCAAAACGGTATGCTTTTCTCGTCCTTATTTCGTTATTTGAAGGATCGTGATATATTAGGcatttttgttgtgttttgtaTCTATTTGATTTGTTTGAAGTTGATTCAGATTTCTAAGTAACAGGTACTGCGGTAGTTTGTTGTTTCTGTAGGTTCGGTATTAGCTAGAGATCATAATTTCGTGATTTCAACAATTTCTCGTTCTTATTTCGTAATTTTGTTGCTTACGATCGTGATTCAATTGAAGGATCGTGATATATTAGGCATTTAATGGTATTTTGTATCGATTGGATTAGTTTGAAGTTGATTCAGATTTCTAAGTAAAAAGTAGTAAGGTAGTTTGAGATCAGTTTTAACTTTGATGTTATGATTATAAATCAATTGAAGTCTCGTGATAGATTAGGCATTTGTATTTATTTGTATCAATTGGATTAGTTTGAAGCTGACTCAGATTTGTAAGTATTAAGGTAGTTTGTTTGGGATTAGCTTGAGATCAGTTTAACTCTTACGTATTATAGCTAATTTAACGGAAACGATGAAATTAAGATGCACCTCTCTGCTACTGAATACGGTCCTTATCTCCAAAATGGTCAGTTTCTCGTCCTAATTTCGTGATTTCATATTGCGTACGATCGTTAAATTATTGTGATAGATTAGGCATTTTGTTGTATTTGTATCGTTTGGATTAGTTTGAAGTTGACTCAGATTTCTTTTTTTGAGATGGTAaacaaaattatgaaataagaaaCTGATCTCAAGCTAATCCCGAACCTACAGAAACATTAGGCATTTTATTGGATTTTGTATCAATTGGATTATTTTAAGTTGTCTTAGATTTGTAAGCAAAATGTAGTAAGGTAGTTTATGTAGGTTCAGGATTAGCTTGAGATCAGTTTAAATCTTATATGGTAGtccttatttcataattttgttGCTTTTATGATCATAAATCAATTGAAGTTTCGTGATATATTAGGCGTTTTTGTTGTATTTGTATTGATTATGTGGAGTTGACTCAGATTTGTAAGTAGAAAGATAATGAGGTAGGGTGTTTTCTGTAGGTACTCGATTTGCTTGAGTAGTCGTAATTTCGTATTGCGTACGATCGTAAATCAATTAAAGCCTCGTGATAGATTAGGCATTTGTATTTGTATGGATTGGATTGTTTGAAGTTGACTCAGATTTGTAAGTATTAAGGTAGTGAAATAGTTTGTTTCTGTAGGTTCGGATTGGGTTGAGATCAATTTAACTCTTACATTGTAGTtccttatgaaaaaaaaaaatactcttaCATAGTAGTTGTTGTGTCTTGTAGCTAGTCTAATGGAAACGGCCGACCTTTTCTTTCATTGGATTACAATAGAGGTATTGTGGATATCTTATATATTTGATGTTTGACTCAGATGTATTTAAAAGGTATGATGTAGTTTGTTTCTGTAGGTTCGGGGATTTGGCTTGAGATCAGTTTAACTCTTATGTAGTAGTCATTGTGTATTGTAACTAGTTTAATGGAAACAACGAGCCTTTCTTTTAGTGGATTACAATAGAGAGGTATTGTGGATATCTTACTTATTTGATGTTTAACAATCCCAATATGTTACATTATAAtgtaatataacaacaacaacaatagcatacccaatgtaatcccacaagtgtggtctgggaagggtaggatgtacgcagaccttacccctacctttgtggggtagagaggttgtttccgacaGGCCCTCGGTTAAAAGAAGTGTAATCAAAGCAGGATAGAGAGGAAAATAACGACAACAAGACAGCAAATAAACAAAGCAATCGAAGTAACTGGTTGACTACTAAATAATTATAAtgtaatataacattgtaatatTGTTTTCATGTTACACTATATTGTAAATATAACACTGTAATGGTTGCCAATTTCCCAACATCATTCCTCAAGGTGATTCTGTTTTCAGAATGTCTACTATCAAGAATTTGCTGGATAGTAGGAGGGATTCTGAGCAGCATATACTAAAATGCTGCTTAAATGCCAATGTTTGAGGAACTCTTGAAAACACACCTTTCTTCTGCTTAATACAGATCACTGTCAGATTCTTCCTTATTATAGTTTTGCTGGCCTTTTGCAGAGCCGTCCCCTTTACACACGACTACAATTGTGGAGAAATGCACTGTCAAACTCGTAGATGAGTTCAACCACATGCTCTGCCAAGCCACAGAGCCCTTGTCAACCTTTCTGGAGTACATCAGGTCACGTTATTTGTGTTGCTGGGGAAATTTTGTTTCTTTACTCTATCCCACTTTTTAGTTCTGCTACTCATGGAGAATTATCTTTGAGAAATACGATAACAAGCTTATTCTTTCAGAGATTGATATTTGGAATCTTACCTTACGTCATTAAAGGGCACATCTTTGTATAATTGAATTGAGAACTCATTTTACTACTCCGTTAACACGTGTGTAATATGTTGCATTAGGACTTACCAGTTTGTATCACACCCTTAAATTTTACCTGTATATTTTAGGTAACTGTATCAAAACCTTTGTATAAAGAGAAGGATGAAACAATACCAAGTTTGTGCTGCTCATTAGGAAAGATAAATTATACTTTTTTAGTCAGTATCTAGTCATAGACATCAAGTGCGTATTATGCATCCTTACGGTTAGTTACAGCTCTAAAGAGCTGAAAATATCAATACGATCTTGTATACCATTTACATCATTTTTATtacacaaataaataaataaataaagtccTAATACATCTATACTTCCAGCTTTCTGTGTATCTGAACCCATTGGAGCATCTACTACTCGTTTCTTCCCATAGCTTCCAGAAGATGCGAAAAGGAGTTGTCTTAAAGTTCCCTAACATTGACACTAGGAGCCTCTCCAGATAGTTGAACAGTCGTGCGGTTCTTAGCATTACCAGGATGCCCCATATAGAAAAAGGAACATACTCCGTGGCATCCTTGCTAATCTAATATTAGATCTTCTTTTGCTATTTGCTCATCTGAAAAATGGAACTTTGAGAGTCATGCATACAAATGTAGGCATGTAACATCATTTTATTCTACCTTATCCCCCCAAAACACTTCATTTTGTTCTATGTTCGAAAGTTTCACCTCTTCGTAACCTTATATCCAAGTTAAAGTGTATCTATATAAAAAATACATTACAGTCCTTATTAAATGAAACATTCAAAGCTTTCTCTTTTGGCAACATGTAGTTGCAGTAGtgtaaaaaagaaagaagagaaaagaacatgtcacatcttccTTTTGGTTTTACCAAAAAGGGGCAGCCCGGTGCATGAAGCATCCGACATTCACGCAGGGTCCAGGGAAGGCCGCATCCCTGCATTTTGCttaccaaaaaaacaaaaaagagaaaaaagaacatGTGAATGCAGTGCACTTTAGATCTTGAAGTTAATGAGTCATGCTATGTTTTAAACTAAATTGAACTTTCCTGGTCTATCATCTTCTCTGATTGTTTTTCCAATAACTTAAAACAAACAAAGAAGAGGATGTTTCACCACTTGAACGAGTGTATGCATGGTTAAGTGTAGGGTAGTTATTTTGAACATTTAATATTATGTGGAAATTGGGGAAACAATACTGGTCAGTACTGAATCTAAGTTGTGGTATTCTTCATATGGTTCAGGTATGGTCACATGATCGATAATGTTGTCTTAATTGTCACCGGAACTTTGCATGAGAGAGATGTCCAAGAATTGTTGGAGAAATGCCATCCTTTGGGCATGTTTGACAGGTACTGTTCAAGATGCCTGCGTTGGATTATTATAAATAAATGAAAGCATGTATTAACTATTCTAACTTATTCTGCAGCATTGCTTCTCTGGCAGTTGCCCAGAATATGAGGGAATTATACAGGCTGGTGCTTGTTGACACACCCTTGGCTCCATACTTCTCTGAGTGCATTACTTCAGAGGTATCAAATGCTTCACCCCTTTTCTTTTAACTTGATAGGTAATCAGTAACTACATATTTCCGTTTCCACCAAAAAAAAAGGTTGCCTATACTTTATTTTCCTGAACATGGATCTTTTCTATGCCCGCTGCCCTTTGAAGAAATCAATAAGAAAATGTTTGTAGGTTATTGTACTTCATAAGTAGTTAACCAGTATCCTGTCACCACATTACCAGATCCTAGTATTTTTGTCATGATTTACTCGCATTTCTGAGGATGATAGTGATCTTATTTGTGCACATCCAAGTAGGTTTGGTTGTCAATTTTAGAGCATCTTTAATCATGCAACAATTTCTTTTTTCAACCTGTTTTCTTTCATGTAAGGTATTTCCTCCCATTTATGTGACTTACTTTTGAGCAGGACTTGGATGACATGAACATTGAGATTATGAGAAACACACTATACAAGGCGTATCTTGAAGATTTTTACAGATTTTGCCAGGTACAGTTCTTATAAAGTTTTCTATCATATTTTCCTACTCTACATTCTAGTAAAGTTTGACACTCATTTCACTTGTTAAATATGATACTTTTGAATAGAAATTAGGCGGTGCTACTGCAGAGATCATGTCTGATTTCCTTTCGTTTGAGGCCGACAGAAGAGCTGTTAATATTACCATAAACAGGCATGTCATTGTttcataatttctcataatctTGCTGAATAATGTAAATTATGTACGTTGTCAAAATACTTCTACTATTAACTACAAATATTTTTCATTTGCAGCATTGGCACTGAGCTAACACGTGATGACCGCAGAAAGTTGTACTCTAATTTTGGCTTACTGTAAGTTCATCTAGCTCAATCTTTTTTGTTATTGATGTCATACACTACATAACCTCTCTTTCTGACACTATCTATGTTACATAGTTATCCATACGGTCATGAGGAACTTGCCATATGCGAAGATATAGATCAGGTATTGTATGACCAACTTTTGTTTATTTTTCATTTTGCAGCTTTTATGCACCTGGAAGATTGTGCGCTGGTTAAATAATAGTTAGCTCGATAAGGGGATTCAGTATTGTTGTTGGGTACTATGTTGCATGCAGTTCTCCTTCCCCATGTCAATTGTGAATCACCTTTCCTTTAAGGAGAGAAGTGGTGAAGCATCATATAGTGCTGGAATTTGGCAATAAATCTTCCAAGCCTTTTTGTCTGGGGGGTTTTGGGGGGGTCGCAATGGTGGAGGGGTCAAATACTATTTGAAGGGATAAGAGGAAGAGAAGAGAAAAGTCAGAAAACGAGTGTAGAGTAGAATATTGTTTGCAGAATAACATTCTAgcaaattactccctccgtcccaataaGACAATCTttcgggacggagggagtaatatttttctTGCGTCTAGGAGTTAGTCTATGTGTCTTCTATCTTTCCTCACATGGTGTGTTGTCTTGTAAGTGTTCTTATACTTCTTATTGTAGGTCCGTGGTGTCATGGAAAAGTACCCCCCTTATCAAGCCATATTTTCTAAGTTGGCTTATGGGGAGAGCCAGATGCTCGACAAGGCTTTCTATGAAGAGGAAGTCAAACGCCTTTGTTTAGCTTTTGAACAACAGGTTTGTTCATTTGAGCTATCCGTTTAATCTTATTTTGTTAATGTCTTGTATCGGACAACTTCTAGATTTTCCACCCCGAAAGTTTCCCCAAGATAACAATAGATATAAAAGGAACAATGGGAGCAGACACAGAAAGACCTTTCAATTCATTTACTTCCTGATTGATACTCTTTTTCTTCTCATTGCAGTTCCATTTTGGTGTATTTTTCTCATATATGAGGCTGAGAGAGCAGGAGATCAGGAACTTAATGTGGATTTCTGAATGTGTCTCTCAGAACCAAAAATCCAGAGTCCATGACAGTGTTGTTTTCATATTCTAGTAATTTAGCCATATTTGAGATCATGTGCTCTCTATGCTCACTGTAAATTTGATTTTCACGACCATTTGTTGATAACTATTGAGTTTTTGGTTAAGAAGGCCAGACCCCAGCCGTAGGATGGGGGTTACAGTAATTGTGAGGCCATTCTCTGTGGAACTTGCCATATCTCCTATGTCCTTCCAAAGCCATAGGGTGGGTTTGCAGTTTCACACGGATGTTATCCCGTTTGTTTGCAACTCTTTCCTAATAAGTCATTGTAAGTTGGTTAAATTATCTGGAACGATACTTGGATTGATGTGTATCAATGTATCGCTATTTATTGAGTTTTGCTGCTGTCATCTACCTGAATGCCTGAGTGCCAATTGTATGGCTGTTATGAATCAATAAGTAAAACCTTTACATCAAGGGAACAAAGAATTCATATTGGTGTTGTTAGTctttcctatttatctttttct is drawn from Lycium barbarum isolate Lr01 chromosome 8, ASM1917538v2, whole genome shotgun sequence and contains these coding sequences:
- the LOC132607270 gene encoding V-type proton ATPase subunit d2 isoform X1; the protein is MYGFEALSFNVHSGYLEAIVRGHRSGLLTAADYNNLCQCETLDDIKMHLSATEYGPYLQNEPSPLHTTTIVEKCTVKLVDEFNHMLCQATEPLSTFLEYIRYGHMIDNVVLIVTGTLHERDVQELLEKCHPLGMFDSIASLAVAQNMRELYRLVLVDTPLAPYFSECITSEDLDDMNIEIMRNTLYKAYLEDFYRFCQKLGGATAEIMSDFLSFEADRRAVNITINSIGTELTRDDRRKLYSNFGLLYPYGHEELAICEDIDQVRGVMEKYPPYQAIFSKLAYGESQMLDKAFYEEEVKRLCLAFEQQFHFGVFFSYMRLREQEIRNLMWISECVSQNQKSRVHDSVVFIF
- the LOC132607270 gene encoding V-type proton ATPase subunit d2 isoform X2; this encodes MYGFEALSFNVHSGYLEAIVRGHRSGLLTAADYNNLCQCETLDDIKMHLSATEYGPYLQNEPSPLHTTTIVEKCTVKLVDEFNHMLCQATEPLSTFLEYIRYGHMIDNVVLIVTGTLHERDVQELLEKCHPLGMFDSIASLAVAQNMRELYRLVLVDTPLAPYFSECITSEDLDDMNIEIMRNTLYKAYLEDFYRFCQKLGGATAEIMSDFLSFEADRRAVNITINSIGTELTRDDRRKLYSNFGLLYPYGHEELAICEDIDQVRGVMEKYPPYQAIFSKLAYGESQMLDKAFYEEEVKRLCLAFEQQFHFGVFFSYMRLREQEIRNLMWISECVSQNQKSRVHDSVVFIF